One Desulfobulbus oligotrophicus DNA segment encodes these proteins:
- a CDS encoding methylmalonyl-CoA mutase family protein has protein sequence MGTALDILKDFPANTHAEWLAEVEKQLKGKSFDKTLVKKTYEGIDIQPMYFIHDLDGLPLVDTLPGEAPYMRGTTASGPRVNAWHIAQEITQPDPEEFNRAARYDLTRGQNSLNIVFDQATLNGYDPDQAPAEMVGKDGLSLASLSDAKVALEGIDLTAHPCRITCGATGIAQTALVVALIEDQGQSPADLEGSLVVDPLGVLAVAGKLPCSSAEAYDRMAQLTLWAMEHAPKVRTITVGTEDYRNSGGNAVQDIAYALATGVAYIRALLERGLGINDIAVRMNFEFAIGNDFFMEIAKFRAARMVWAQVIDSFGGNAEAQKMYVHARTATWNKTEVDPWVNMLRVSTEAFSGIAGGVDSMHVGPFDEIFRTPNEFSRRIARNVQIVLKDEGHFDKVIDPAGGCWYVEKITAQLAEKAWKLFQDIEAAGGMLAALEKGMPQEGVAETAAQRAKNVATRTDRFVGTNMYPNLQEKRQLAEPFDHQGFREKRTQALKAHAGSIDDQACAAALTAIRECRSTLDSTVMAQTIKAARRGATLGMVAGALQKEAGEIAVQPLNIHRGAEPFEKIRRATEDYTARTGIVPKLFLANMGPIPQHKARADFSTAFFNVGGFETIGNNGFGTVDEAAKATLDSGAKAVVICSTDATYPDIVPALAQQLKAADPHIMIILAGFPKEHVDAFKEAGVDEFLHVRVNALELLTKLQKHLEVIA, from the coding sequence TGGAAAAGCAGTTGAAGGGCAAGTCCTTTGACAAGACTTTGGTCAAAAAAACCTACGAAGGCATTGACATTCAGCCGATGTACTTCATCCACGACCTCGACGGTCTGCCCCTGGTCGATACCCTGCCCGGTGAGGCGCCCTACATGCGTGGTACCACGGCTTCAGGCCCCAGGGTCAATGCCTGGCACATTGCCCAGGAGATTACCCAGCCCGATCCCGAAGAGTTCAATCGTGCCGCCAGGTATGATCTCACCCGGGGCCAGAACAGCCTTAACATCGTGTTCGACCAGGCTACCTTAAATGGATATGACCCGGATCAGGCTCCGGCGGAGATGGTCGGCAAGGATGGCCTGTCGCTTGCAAGTCTGAGTGACGCCAAAGTTGCCCTGGAGGGTATCGACCTGACCGCCCACCCCTGCAGGATCACCTGCGGTGCCACGGGGATAGCCCAGACAGCACTGGTTGTTGCCCTGATTGAGGACCAGGGACAGTCGCCTGCTGATCTTGAGGGTTCGCTGGTGGTTGATCCCCTGGGTGTACTGGCCGTTGCGGGAAAGCTGCCCTGTTCTTCGGCCGAGGCCTACGACCGGATGGCGCAACTCACCCTGTGGGCCATGGAGCATGCCCCTAAAGTGCGTACAATCACCGTTGGCACGGAAGATTACCGTAACAGCGGCGGTAATGCTGTGCAGGATATTGCCTATGCCCTGGCCACCGGAGTGGCCTACATCCGCGCCCTGCTTGAACGCGGACTTGGCATCAACGATATTGCGGTGCGCATGAACTTTGAGTTTGCAATCGGCAATGACTTCTTTATGGAAATTGCCAAGTTCCGCGCTGCACGAATGGTCTGGGCCCAGGTAATCGACTCCTTCGGTGGTAATGCCGAGGCTCAGAAGATGTATGTTCATGCCCGTACAGCCACGTGGAACAAGACCGAGGTGGACCCCTGGGTAAATATGCTGCGCGTTTCCACTGAAGCTTTTTCCGGCATTGCCGGTGGTGTCGACAGCATGCACGTCGGGCCTTTTGATGAGATCTTCCGCACACCCAACGAGTTTTCCCGTCGTATTGCCCGCAATGTGCAGATCGTGCTCAAAGATGAGGGCCATTTCGATAAGGTGATCGATCCGGCCGGCGGCTGCTGGTATGTGGAGAAGATAACCGCCCAGTTGGCCGAGAAGGCCTGGAAGCTGTTCCAGGATATCGAGGCAGCCGGCGGCATGCTGGCTGCACTTGAGAAGGGGATGCCACAGGAAGGGGTGGCTGAGACAGCGGCACAGCGAGCGAAAAACGTTGCCACGCGCACTGACCGGTTCGTCGGCACCAACATGTATCCGAATTTGCAGGAGAAACGCCAACTGGCCGAGCCTTTTGATCATCAGGGGTTCCGCGAGAAAAGGACACAGGCGCTCAAGGCCCATGCGGGCAGTATCGACGACCAGGCCTGCGCTGCGGCCCTGACAGCCATCCGCGAATGTCGCTCCACTCTTGACAGTACAGTTATGGCCCAGACCATCAAGGCTGCCCGCCGGGGAGCCACCTTGGGTATGGTGGCCGGTGCTCTGCAGAAAGAGGCCGGGGAGATCGCCGTTCAACCGCTCAACATCCATCGCGGTGCCGAACCCTTTGAAAAGATCCGTCGTGCCACCGAGGATTACACGGCCCGTACCGGCATCGTTCCCAAGCTCTTTTTGGCCAATATGGGGCCCATTCCCCAGCACAAAGCCCGAGCTGATTTTTCCACCGCCTTTTTCAATGTCGGCGGTTTTGAGACCATCGGCAACAACGGCTTTGGCACCGTTGACGAGGCAGCCAAGGCTACACTCGATTCTGGAGCTAAAGCCGTGGTCATCTGTTCCACTGATGCCACGTATCCGGATATTGTCCCTGCACTGGCGCAACAGCTGAAAGCTGCTGATCCCCACATCATGATCATCCTTGCGGGATTCCCTAAAGAACATGTGGATGCTTTTAAGGAGGCAGGCGTGGATGAGTTCCTCCATGTTCGTGTCAATGCCCTGGAGCTGCTCACCAAACTGCAAAAACATCTGGAGGTGATCGCATGA